Sequence from the Kineosporia succinea genome:
CTTCACCGCCGAGCAATCCGTCAGCGGCGAGGCCGACACCTGGGACCAGGAGGTGGCCGGCAACATCAACCAGCTGCGCCAGCTCAAGGAGAAGCACCCCCAGCTGAAGGTGCTCTGGTCGTTCGGCGGCTGGACCTGGTCGGGTGGTTTCGGCGAAGCGTCCAAGGACCCGGCCGCCTTCGCCGCGTCGTGCCACGACCTGGTCGAGGACGAGCGCTGGGCCGATGTTTTCGACGGCATCGACATCGACTGGGAGTACCCGAACGCCACTGGCCTGAGCGAGGACACGAGCGGCTTCGACGCCTACCGTGAGCTGCTCTCCGCCGTGCGCACCGAGTTCGGCGACGACCTGGTCACCTCGGCGATCACCGCCGACGGCACCGAGGGCGGCAAGATCGAGGCCGCCGACTACGCCGGTGCCGCGCAGTACGTCGACTGGTACATGCCGATGACCTACGACTTCTACGGCGCCTTCAACGCCCAGGGCCCGACCGCGCCGCACTCGCCGCTGACCGACTTCGACGGGGCGCCGAACCCGGGCTTCGACACCGAGACCGCGATCGCCAAGCTGAAGAGCCTGGACATCCCGGCCGAGAAGCTGCTGCTGGGCATCGGTTTCTACGGCCGCGGCTGGACCGGCGTCACACAGGACGAGCCCGGCGGCACGGCCACCGGCGCCGCTCCCGGCACCTACGAGGCCGGCATCGAAGACTACAAGGTGCTCAAGGACAAGTGCCCGGCCACCGGTGAGGTCGCCGGCACCGCCTACGCGCACTGCGGTGACCAGTGGTGGAGCTACGACACCCCGGAGACCATTGCCGGAAAGACGGCCTGGGCCAAGGAGCAGAGCCTCGGCGGCTCGTTCTTCTGGGACCTCTCCGGTGACACCGATGACGCCGAGCTCACCAAGGCCGTCTCCAACGGCCTGAAGTAACGCCGAACGGCCTGGAGCAGAACCAGGCCAAGACGAGCGCCCGGCCCGCCCCTGACCCGGGCCGGGCGCCGGCACCACCTTGCCCACCACGTGACCTGCCCTGAAGAGGATCACCAGAACTCATGTCACAGCAACGTCTTTCGCGTACCCGCCGGGCGGCGGTCGTAGCGTCCGGCGCGGTCGCAGCAGCGGTCGTGGCGGCTGTCGCCGTCGCCGTACCGGGGCACAGCGCCCCCGCTTCGACGGCCGACGACGGATTCACCACGGTCTGGTCGGACGACTTCGAGGGGGCGGCCAAGACCTCACCCTCGTCCGACAACTGGATCTTCGACATCGGCCACAGCTACCCGGGCGGCGCCGCCAACTGGGGCACCGGTGAGATCGCGGCCCACACCGACAAGACCGAGAACGTCAGCCTCGACGGCAACGGCAACCTGAACATCACGCCGATCCGTGACTCCTCGGGCAACTGGACCTCGGCCCGCATCGAGACCCAGCGCACCGACTTCGCCGCCGCCGAGGGCGGTGTCGTGCGCTTCGAGAGCCGCATCCAGCTGCCCGACGTGAGTGGTGCTGAGGCGCAGGGCATCTGGCCGGCGTTCTGGTCGCTGGGTGAGCCGTTCCGCGGCACCTACACGAACTGGCCGGGCATCGGCGAGGTCGACGTGATGGAGAACGTGAACGGCGAGAACACCGTTCACGGCACCCTGCACTGCGGCACCAATCCGGGCGGCGTCTGCAACGAGTCGACCGGCCTGGGCAACAGCAAGAGCGGTTTCGGCACGACTCTGCAGAAGGGCTTCCACACCTATGCGGTGGAGCTCGACCGCAGCTCGTCCGACGAGGAACTGCGCTGGTACGTCGACGGCGAGCAGTTCCACTCGGTCAAGGAGTCGCAGGTCGGCGCGGACGTCTGGAAGAACGCCACCGACCACGGCTTCTTCCTGATCCTCAATGTCGCCGTCGGCGGCGGCTGGCCGGGCAGCCCGACCGAGGCCACCGCGTCGGGCAAGCCGATGGTCGTCGACTACGTCAAGGTCCTCCAGAAGGGCACGAGTGAGGACGACGGGGAGACCACCGATCCCGTCGAGACCGCCGAGCCGGTCGAGACCACGACGAGCCCGGCCGCTCCCACCACCCCGGCCGACGACCAGGGTGACGATGAAGGTGACGGCACCGACGCGTCCCCCATCGGCGACCGGGACGCCCTCGGCACCATCGAGGCGGAGAGCTTCGACAGCGAGAGCGGTGTCAAGGCAGCGGCTTCCGGCGGCGGCAGCAAGCTGGGCAACCTCGCGAACGGCGACTCGGCGGTCTACAGGAGCGTGAACTTCGGCGACGGTGACGCGCACACCTTCGTGGCCAAGGCGGCCTCGGGCGCGAACGAGGGTGTCAGTGGCCTGATCCAGGTGCGTCTCGACAGTGCCACCGCCGACCCGGTGGCCCAGGTCGCCGTGGCGAACACCGGTGGCTGGGAGACGTTCAAGAACATTCCGGGCGAACTGGCGAAGACGACCGGCACGCACGACGTGTACCTGACCTTCACGTCGGGCAGCGACCAGGAGTTCGCCGACCTCGACTCGTTCACCTTCACCCGCTGAGGAGCGTCTGACATGCCGAACCTGACTCGCCGCAACCTGATTCGTGGAGCCATCGGCGGTGGCATCCTCGGTGCCGTCGGCCTCACCGCGATCCCGCAGATGGTGCACGCCGCCCAGGGCCTGCCGCTCAAGATCGTGAACAACACGGGCAAGAGCAGCGACCAGATCTGGGTGCACGCCGTGGGTACTCACCTGTCCACCGGCAAGATGGGGCACATCAAGAAAGACGGCAACTTCGCCGAGATCGCCCTGTCCGACAACGGTTCCAACGGTTACACCAGCTATGGCATCCGCCTGAGCGAGCTGAACACGCTTCCCCTGGCCACGCTCTCGGGACGCGTCTACATCTCGATCGGTGAGCAGCTGAAGTTCAAGGTGGTCGGCACCGGCAGCGGCATCGGCCTGCAGTACCCGGCCGGCTGGGTGACGAGCGACCCGTCGTACAACATCGTGCACGACTTCATGGAGTTCACGAACAACGACAGCGGCATGTACTGCAACACCACGATGGTCGACATGTTCGGCCTGCCGATGTACATCACGCTGGCCGGCTCGAAGACCCAGTCGATCGCCCGGTACAAGGACGGCGCCCGGGCCAAGATCTTCGAAGCACTGCGCAAGCAGAGCGGTTTCGAGAAGCTGGTGCAGGGCAACCTGCGGGTGATTGCGCCCGGTCACGGTATCGACGCCGGGCTGTTCTCGAGCACCTATCTCGACGGCAACATCAACGCCCGCTGGTCGCAGTACAGCTCGCAGACCATGACGATGACGGCCAACCAGCAGCAGTACACCGGCAAGATCGAGGGCTCGAAGTTCGTCTTCCGGCAGAACGGCGCGATCAAGGCATCTTTCGCGAAGCCGACGACCAAGGACGTCTTCTTCTGCAACGGCGCCCTGGTCTCCCCGAACGACGGCGTGAGCGGTCCGATCGCGGCCATCCTCGCGGCCGGCCTGAACCGGGGTGTGCTGTTCGAGACGAAGCAGCCGATCACCGACCCGTCGAAGTTCTACCCGGGAAGCATCGCCAACCACTACTCGCGTGTGCTGCACGAGAACACGGTCGACGGCAAGGCCTACGGGTTCGCCTACGACGACGTGTGCGAGCAGGCGTCGTACATCCAGGACAACGCGCCCAAGAACGTCACCCTGACGCTCCAGCCGTTCTGATCCTTCTCGATCCGGGCCCGGCGGTTCCGACCGGCCGCCGGGCTCTTCTCCTGTGAAAGGCGCCATGTTCAAGCTCAGCCGACGCAATCTGTTCCTCGGAGCCCTGGGCGGTGGAACCCTCGGGGCCGCCGGCGTGCTCGCGGTGCCCCAGTTCGGGCACGCCGCGAACAAGCTGCCGCTCACGATCGTGAACAGCACCGGCCGCTGGAGCAACGACAAGGTCTTCGTGCACATCGTGGGCACGGAACTCTCGTCGGGCCGGATGGGGCACGTGAAGGCCGACGGCAACTTCGTGGCGGCGTCGGTCGCGGACAACGGTTCCGGTGGTTATGCGAACTACGGTATCCGGCTGAGCAAGCTCAAGAGCCTTCCGCTGGGCCAGATCTCGGGACGTATCTACATCTCGATGGGGCAGCCGCTGAAGTTCAAGGTGGTCGGCGACAACGCGATCCAGTACCCGGCCGGCTGGGTGCGCACCGACCCGTCGTACAAGATCCTGCACGACTTCATGGAGTTCACGCACGACGGCTCGGGTTTCCACACCAACACCACGGCCGTCGACATGTTCGCTCTGCCCATGTACATCACGCTTTCCGGAGCCCGGAAGCAGACCACCGGACGGTTCGAGAAGGGCGCCCGCGCGCGTGTTTTCGCCCAGATGCGCAAACAGCCCGGATTCAAGAAGCTGGCGATCGGCAATCTGCGGGTGATCGCGCCGAGCCACGCACTCGACCGCGGCCTGTTCTCCGACTCCTACCTCGACCCGTACGTCGACGCGCGCTGGAAGCAGTACGGCTCGAAAACGCTCACGGTGGTCGCGAACAACCAGACCTACCTGGGCAGGGTCGAGTCCGGAAAGTTCGTGTTCCGCCAGAACGGTGCGGTGAAGGCCTCTTTCGCCAAGCCCTCGACCCGTGACGTGCTCTTCTGTGACGGCAAGCTGGCGGCCCCGAACGACGGTGTCGGCGGCCCGATCGCGGCGGTGCTCGCGGCCGGCCTGAACCGCGGTGTGCTGGAACGGGTCCGGCAGCCGGTCAAGAACGCCAAGCTCTACTACCGGCCCACCCGCACGAATCACTACGCGCGGATCCTGCACGAGCACACGGTAGACGGGCGGGCGTACGGTTTCGCCTTCGACGA
This genomic interval carries:
- a CDS encoding carbohydrate-binding protein, whose amino-acid sequence is MSQQRLSRTRRAAVVASGAVAAAVVAAVAVAVPGHSAPASTADDGFTTVWSDDFEGAAKTSPSSDNWIFDIGHSYPGGAANWGTGEIAAHTDKTENVSLDGNGNLNITPIRDSSGNWTSARIETQRTDFAAAEGGVVRFESRIQLPDVSGAEAQGIWPAFWSLGEPFRGTYTNWPGIGEVDVMENVNGENTVHGTLHCGTNPGGVCNESTGLGNSKSGFGTTLQKGFHTYAVELDRSSSDEELRWYVDGEQFHSVKESQVGADVWKNATDHGFFLILNVAVGGGWPGSPTEATASGKPMVVDYVKVLQKGTSEDDGETTDPVETAEPVETTTSPAAPTTPADDQGDDEGDGTDASPIGDRDALGTIEAESFDSESGVKAAASGGGSKLGNLANGDSAVYRSVNFGDGDAHTFVAKAASGANEGVSGLIQVRLDSATADPVAQVAVANTGGWETFKNIPGELAKTTGTHDVYLTFTSGSDQEFADLDSFTFTR
- a CDS encoding glycoside hydrolase family 18 protein, producing MKHKRFLLGGLAASAAAIALTATLSPLGANAVNPESTADEPTAEAAENRVVGYYTDWSTYQRDFQVKDLDTSGAADELTHIVYAFGNVTNGKCAVGDSYADHEKTFTAEQSVSGEADTWDQEVAGNINQLRQLKEKHPQLKVLWSFGGWTWSGGFGEASKDPAAFAASCHDLVEDERWADVFDGIDIDWEYPNATGLSEDTSGFDAYRELLSAVRTEFGDDLVTSAITADGTEGGKIEAADYAGAAQYVDWYMPMTYDFYGAFNAQGPTAPHSPLTDFDGAPNPGFDTETAIAKLKSLDIPAEKLLLGIGFYGRGWTGVTQDEPGGTATGAAPGTYEAGIEDYKVLKDKCPATGEVAGTAYAHCGDQWWSYDTPETIAGKTAWAKEQSLGGSFFWDLSGDTDDAELTKAVSNGLK
- a CDS encoding beta-1,3-glucanase family protein; amino-acid sequence: MFKLSRRNLFLGALGGGTLGAAGVLAVPQFGHAANKLPLTIVNSTGRWSNDKVFVHIVGTELSSGRMGHVKADGNFVAASVADNGSGGYANYGIRLSKLKSLPLGQISGRIYISMGQPLKFKVVGDNAIQYPAGWVRTDPSYKILHDFMEFTHDGSGFHTNTTAVDMFALPMYITLSGARKQTTGRFEKGARARVFAQMRKQPGFKKLAIGNLRVIAPSHALDRGLFSDSYLDPYVDARWKQYGSKTLTVVANNQTYLGRVESGKFVFRQNGAVKASFAKPSTRDVLFCDGKLAAPNDGVGGPIAAVLAAGLNRGVLERVRQPVKNAKLYYRPTRTNHYARILHEHTVDGRAYGFAFDDVCEQASFVTDPAPKSVTLTLQPF
- a CDS encoding beta-1,3-glucanase family protein, which encodes MPNLTRRNLIRGAIGGGILGAVGLTAIPQMVHAAQGLPLKIVNNTGKSSDQIWVHAVGTHLSTGKMGHIKKDGNFAEIALSDNGSNGYTSYGIRLSELNTLPLATLSGRVYISIGEQLKFKVVGTGSGIGLQYPAGWVTSDPSYNIVHDFMEFTNNDSGMYCNTTMVDMFGLPMYITLAGSKTQSIARYKDGARAKIFEALRKQSGFEKLVQGNLRVIAPGHGIDAGLFSSTYLDGNINARWSQYSSQTMTMTANQQQYTGKIEGSKFVFRQNGAIKASFAKPTTKDVFFCNGALVSPNDGVSGPIAAILAAGLNRGVLFETKQPITDPSKFYPGSIANHYSRVLHENTVDGKAYGFAYDDVCEQASYIQDNAPKNVTLTLQPF